The following are from one region of the Candidatus Kuenenbacteria bacterium HGW-Kuenenbacteria-1 genome:
- a CDS encoding alanine--tRNA ligase: MHSNEIRKKYIEFFKKKGHKIIPSASLIPENDSSSLFITAGMQPLVPFLLGAKHQAGNRIISIQKCVRTGDIDEIGDSRHLTFFEMMGNWSLGDYFKKESIEWSLEFLTNKKEGLGLDPKRLFVTIFRGDENIPQDDESIKFWKENFLKHNIIAEVSEKDENIKNNIKIIPLKDDNFWIAGGTGPCGGDTEIFYDVFGKEKIEGNFQELVKSGKIIEIWNNVFMEFNKTSDGIYKKFSRPNVDTGMGLERTAVVMQGKNNVFETDIFEPLILEIRKLSNKKDGRTERIIADHIRSAVFIISDGVIPSNTEAGYVLRRILRRMIRFIDKLELPKNSIFDLAKIVINNFSDYYPNLKIKENEILEIIKNENKKFRQTLEKGLKEFEKGIDAFDLFQSYGFPIEMTIELAKEKGIKIDEKDFNEKMRKHQEISKAGSEQKFKGGLAGTSEMEIKYHTATHLLLASLRKILGKEIFQKGSNITTERIRFDFNWPEKLSVEKLQEVENLVNQKIAEKIPVEILELPKEEAKKIVTTISFDLSKYGDIVKVYKIGNFSTEFCGGPHIKNTKELGQFKIIKEESSSAGIRRIKAILI; encoded by the coding sequence ATGCATTCAAATGAAATAAGAAAAAAATATATAGAATTTTTTAAAAAAAAAGGACATAAAATTATTCCTTCAGCTTCTTTGATTCCTGAAAATGATTCGTCGTCGCTTTTTATAACTGCGGGAATGCAACCGCTTGTTCCTTTTTTGTTGGGAGCAAAACATCAAGCTGGAAACAGAATTATTAGTATTCAAAAATGTGTTCGGACTGGAGATATTGATGAAATTGGAGATAGTCGTCATTTAACTTTTTTTGAAATGATGGGAAATTGGTCGCTTGGAGATTATTTTAAAAAAGAATCAATTGAATGGAGTTTGGAATTTCTTACAAATAAAAAAGAGGGTTTAGGTTTGGATCCAAAAAGACTTTTTGTAACAATTTTTAGAGGCGATGAAAATATTCCACAAGATGATGAGTCAATAAAATTTTGGAAAGAAAATTTTTTAAAGCATAATATTATCGCAGAAGTTTCAGAAAAAGATGAAAATATAAAAAATAATATAAAAATTATTCCTCTTAAAGATGATAATTTTTGGATTGCAGGAGGAACAGGTCCTTGTGGAGGAGATACAGAAATTTTTTATGATGTCTTTGGCAAAGAAAAAATTGAAGGAAATTTTCAAGAACTTGTAAAGTCTGGAAAAATTATTGAGATTTGGAATAATGTTTTTATGGAGTTTAATAAAACTTCTGATGGAATATATAAAAAATTTTCAAGACCAAATGTTGATACAGGAATGGGGCTTGAGCGAACAGCTGTTGTGATGCAAGGAAAAAATAATGTTTTTGAAACTGATATTTTTGAACCTTTAATTTTAGAAATTAGAAAACTTTCAAATAAAAAAGATGGAAGAACTGAAAGAATTATTGCTGATCATATTCGCTCTGCTGTTTTTATTATTTCTGATGGAGTGATTCCTTCAAATACAGAAGCAGGTTATGTTTTAAGAAGAATTTTAAGAAGGATGATAAGATTTATAGATAAATTAGAACTTCCAAAAAATTCAATTTTTGATTTAGCTAAAATTGTTATAAATAATTTTTCTGATTATTATCCGAATTTAAAAATAAAGGAAAATGAAATTTTGGAAATTATTAAAAATGAAAATAAAAAATTTAGACAAACTCTTGAAAAAGGTTTGAAAGAATTTGAAAAGGGAATTGATGCATTTGATTTATTTCAGTCTTACGGTTTTCCAATTGAAATGACAATTGAACTTGCAAAAGAAAAAGGAATAAAAATTGATGAAAAAGATTTTAATGAAAAAATGAGAAAACATCAAGAAATTTCAAAAGCAGGTTCAGAACAAAAATTCAAAGGAGGACTTGCGGGGACGAGTGAGATGGAAATTAAATATCACACTGCTACACATTTATTATTAGCGTCATTAAGAAAAATTCTTGGTAAAGAAATTTTTCAAAAAGGAAGTAATATTACAACTGAAAGAATTCGTTTTGATTTTAATTGGCCAGAAAAACTTTCAGTAGAAAAATTACAAGAAGTAGAAAATTTAGTTAATCAAAAAATTGCTGAAAAAATTCCAGTTGAAATATTAGAACTTCCAAAAGAAGAAGCAAAAAAAATTGTCACAACCATTTCATTTGATTTATCAAAATACGGAGACATTGTAAAAGTTT